The following are encoded together in the Streptomyces sp. NBC_00341 genome:
- a CDS encoding DoxX family protein, producing the protein MSAAYLTLTILGVVFNGAAAVTYLIGHDYPKTQADMKGIDRKWVPVLGSLLAAGTVGLAAGLVVPVLGTLAAIGLILYFIGAIFAHLRVGSRNIVGGIVFLATAVAVLVLGMLDHGAW; encoded by the coding sequence GTGTCCGCTGCATACCTCACCCTCACCATCCTCGGCGTGGTCTTCAACGGCGCCGCCGCCGTCACCTATCTGATCGGCCACGACTACCCCAAGACCCAGGCGGACATGAAGGGCATCGACCGCAAGTGGGTGCCGGTGCTGGGGTCGCTGCTCGCGGCGGGCACGGTGGGGCTGGCGGCCGGACTCGTCGTCCCGGTCCTGGGCACCCTCGCCGCCATCGGCCTCATCCTCTATTTCATCGGCGCGATCTTCGCCCACCTGCGGGTGGGCTCCCGCAACATCGTGGGCGGGATCGTGTTCCTCGCCACGGCGGTGGCCGTCCTGGTGCTGGGGATGCTCGATCACGGCGCCTGGTAG
- a CDS encoding TetR/AcrR family transcriptional regulator has product MGVVTQGRSPGPKQDRSRATRMRLLEAAVSCLAEHGWAGSTVSVVAERAGVSRGAAQHHFPTREDLFTAAVEYVAEERSAALRALPDQDRAAVVAALVDLYTGPLFRAALQLWVAASNEEQLRPRVTELEARVGRETHRIAVGLLHADENRPGVRETVQGLLDMARGLGLANVLTDDTARRRRVVAQWAAMIEDALG; this is encoded by the coding sequence ATGGGTGTGGTGACGCAGGGCAGGAGTCCGGGCCCCAAGCAGGACCGCAGCCGGGCCACCCGCATGCGGCTCCTGGAAGCCGCGGTCTCCTGCCTGGCCGAACACGGCTGGGCGGGCTCCACCGTCTCCGTCGTCGCGGAACGCGCCGGGGTCTCGCGCGGCGCCGCCCAGCACCACTTCCCCACCCGCGAGGACCTGTTCACCGCAGCCGTCGAGTACGTCGCGGAGGAACGCTCCGCCGCCCTGCGCGCCCTGCCCGACCAGGACCGCGCGGCGGTCGTCGCCGCCCTCGTCGACCTCTACACGGGGCCGCTCTTCCGCGCCGCCCTCCAGCTCTGGGTCGCCGCCTCCAACGAGGAGCAGCTCCGCCCCCGCGTCACCGAGCTGGAGGCCCGCGTCGGCCGCGAGACCCACCGCATCGCCGTCGGCCTCCTGCACGCCGACGAGAACCGCCCCGGCGTACGCGAAACGGTCCAGGGCCTCCTGGACATGGCACGCGGTCTGGGCCTGGCCAACGTCCTCACCGACGACACGGCCCGCCGCCGCCGCGTGGTGGCGCAGTGGGCGGCGATGATCGAGGACGCGCTGGGCTGA
- a CDS encoding 4-coumarate--CoA ligase family protein: MAHVFRSDYPDVQPLDTAIHDAVLGQAAAEFGDRVALIDGTDDSRRLTYRQLDSFHRKIAAGLADAGLVKGDVLALHSPNTIAYPAVFFGATRAGATVTTAHPLATAEEFAGQLRDSSARWIVTVSPLLNTARRAAELVGGIEEIFVCDHAEGHTSVLDMLTTTAPEPMVTIDPAEDIAALPYSSGTTGVPKGVMLTHRSMATNLEQLRPFVPMGTDARILAVLPFFHIYGLTALMNAPLRTGATVVVLPRFDLPQFLTAIEKHRITGLYVAPPIVLALAKHPVVDRYDLSSIEYIVSSAAPLDAELAAACSRRLGLPPLRQAYGMTELSPGTHVVPLAAENPPPGAVGTLLPNTEMRIVSLDAPGEDAGTGTDGEILIRGPQVMKGYLGRPDATAAMIDADGWLHTGDIGRVDEDGWLFVVDRVKELIKYKGYQVAPAELEALLLGHASIADAAVIGVYDADGNEIPKAFLVRRPTVAPVDLTADDVMAYVTERVAPYKKIRQVEFIDAVPRAVSGKILRRELRDREKSRTAPDTPEKTP, from the coding sequence ATGGCGCACGTGTTCCGGAGCGACTACCCCGACGTCCAGCCACTCGACACGGCCATCCACGACGCGGTGCTGGGCCAGGCCGCCGCGGAGTTCGGCGACCGGGTCGCCCTGATCGACGGCACGGACGACAGCCGCCGGCTCACTTACCGGCAGCTCGACTCCTTCCACCGGAAGATCGCCGCGGGGCTGGCCGACGCCGGACTCGTCAAGGGCGACGTACTCGCCCTGCACAGCCCCAACACCATCGCCTACCCGGCCGTCTTCTTCGGCGCCACCCGGGCCGGGGCCACCGTCACCACCGCCCACCCGCTCGCCACGGCCGAGGAATTCGCGGGGCAGCTCCGCGACTCCTCCGCACGCTGGATCGTCACCGTCTCCCCGCTCCTGAACACCGCCCGCCGCGCGGCCGAACTCGTCGGCGGCATCGAGGAGATCTTCGTCTGCGACCATGCCGAAGGGCACACCTCCGTCCTCGACATGCTCACCACCACCGCCCCCGAACCGATGGTCACCATCGACCCGGCCGAGGACATCGCCGCGCTGCCGTACTCCTCCGGCACCACCGGCGTCCCCAAGGGCGTCATGCTCACCCACCGCTCCATGGCCACCAACCTGGAACAGCTGCGCCCCTTCGTCCCCATGGGTACCGACGCCCGCATCCTGGCCGTGCTCCCCTTCTTCCACATCTACGGGCTCACCGCCCTGATGAACGCACCGCTGCGGACCGGCGCCACCGTCGTCGTCCTGCCGCGCTTCGACCTCCCCCAGTTCCTGACCGCGATCGAGAAACACCGCATCACCGGCCTCTACGTGGCCCCGCCGATCGTGCTGGCCCTCGCGAAGCACCCGGTCGTCGACCGCTACGACCTGTCCTCCATCGAGTACATCGTCAGCTCCGCCGCCCCGCTGGACGCCGAACTCGCCGCCGCCTGCTCGCGCAGACTCGGCCTGCCGCCCCTGCGCCAGGCGTACGGGATGACGGAGCTGTCGCCCGGCACCCACGTCGTCCCGCTGGCCGCCGAGAACCCGCCGCCCGGGGCCGTCGGCACCCTGCTGCCCAACACCGAGATGCGCATCGTCTCCCTCGACGCCCCCGGCGAGGACGCCGGAACGGGCACCGACGGCGAGATCCTGATCCGCGGCCCGCAGGTGATGAAGGGCTATCTCGGCCGCCCCGACGCCACCGCCGCGATGATCGACGCCGACGGCTGGCTGCACACCGGGGACATCGGGCGGGTGGACGAGGACGGCTGGCTGTTCGTCGTCGACCGGGTCAAGGAACTCATCAAGTACAAGGGCTACCAGGTCGCCCCCGCCGAACTCGAAGCGCTGCTGCTCGGCCACGCCTCCATAGCCGACGCCGCCGTCATCGGCGTGTACGACGCCGACGGCAACGAGATCCCCAAGGCCTTCCTGGTCCGCAGGCCAACCGTCGCCCCCGTCGACCTCACGGCGGACGACGTCATGGCGTACGTCACCGAGCGCGTCGCCCCGTACAAGAAGATCCGGCAGGTCGAGTTCATCGACGCCGTACCGCGCGCCGTGTCCGGCAAGATCCTGCGCCGCGAACTGCGCGACCGCGAGAAGAGCCGTACCGCCCCCGACACCCCGGAGAAGACCCCATGA
- a CDS encoding enoyl-CoA hydratase family protein, giving the protein MTLAAPTHERGITTLTLDSPANRNALSARLVGELSAALAACAADDTVRAVVLTHTGNTFCAGADLTAPADPAAFVALLRQIVALPKPVVGRVTGHVRAGGLGLLGACDISAAGPAASFALTESRLGLAPAVISMPLLPRVDPRAATRYYLTGERFDAAEAARISLVTLAAADDVDEALAPVLDGLRRASPQGLRASKELVTASVLESFDQHAEDLIARSAALFASEEAREGMTAFLERRDPAWVW; this is encoded by the coding sequence ATGACGCTGGCCGCCCCCACGCACGAGCGCGGCATCACCACCCTCACCCTGGACTCACCGGCCAACCGCAACGCGCTCTCCGCGCGGCTGGTCGGCGAGCTCTCGGCCGCGCTCGCCGCGTGCGCGGCCGACGACACCGTACGAGCCGTCGTCCTCACCCACACCGGCAACACCTTCTGCGCGGGCGCCGACCTGACCGCCCCCGCGGACCCGGCGGCCTTCGTCGCGCTGCTGCGGCAGATCGTCGCGCTGCCCAAACCGGTGGTGGGCCGGGTCACCGGTCACGTCCGGGCGGGCGGGCTGGGGCTGCTCGGCGCCTGCGACATCTCGGCGGCCGGACCTGCCGCCTCCTTCGCGCTCACCGAGTCCCGTCTCGGCCTCGCCCCCGCCGTCATCTCGATGCCCCTGCTGCCCCGCGTCGACCCGCGCGCCGCCACCCGCTACTACCTCACCGGCGAACGCTTCGACGCTGCGGAGGCCGCCCGGATCTCCCTCGTCACGCTGGCCGCCGCCGACGACGTGGACGAGGCGCTGGCCCCTGTGCTCGACGGGCTGCGCCGGGCCTCCCCGCAGGGGCTGCGGGCATCGAAGGAGCTGGTCACGGCTAGTGTGCTGGAGAGTTTCGACCAGCACGCGGAAGACCTCATCGCCCGCTCCGCGGCACTCTTCGCCTCCGAGGAGGCCCGCGAGGGGATGACGGCCTTCCTCGAACGACGGGATCCCGCATGGGTGTGGTGA